A genome region from Procambarus clarkii isolate CNS0578487 chromosome 78, FALCON_Pclarkii_2.0, whole genome shotgun sequence includes the following:
- the LOC138357413 gene encoding uncharacterized protein — MGLLRSRVFILVLCEIVWTIKPINCFTIQPDHSSTTTVPARAPVDDTVPSASYVSDPALLNHEVMQRTRQSDDCIVHNITESLLGLQRIKEFRDKSLTFFIRPKTSFRKLVFRIKLKNVLDVTEAFFSEKAIDLHSSDLLHSEAQPWTRVHVDYFLKPSRGPNYHALRVTVDNSSLQLVTKYRWVFHRYEGFAIYAEGGAQIAFNCPGEVLQEIPIEASSSSGVWLMVGLLTTASILLLGLLLVWLATTWRRKNQSAPTPSLSPVYEEFDDEVLEKIRQKVETLRSGKSLGDLKNAVSFEPDRENSYVTLVKGRDSRREENEESPSQEKHLYVNVYFERPTPAARLTKETQSSDEGQISSLMPGDNLPCDVVGGVVANQTVVGSTLEKSPGEGNMYQNLSTVLSSQEQIVKTDS, encoded by the exons ATGGGTTTACTTCGATCAAGGGTTTTCATCCTGGTTCTGTGTGAGATAGTGTGGACCATCAAACCCATCAACTGCTTCACCATACAACCTGATCACAGTAGCACTACGACCGTGCCCGCCAGGGCCCCTGTTGATGACACTGTGCCCTCTGCCAGCTACGTCTCCGATCCGGCGCTGCTCAACCACGAAGTGATGCAAAGAACGAGGCAAAGTGATGATTGCATAGTTCACAACATCACGGAATCTCTGCTGGGTCTGCAACGGATCAAGGAATTTAGGGACAAGTCTCTCACCTTCTTCATCCGTCCGAAGACGTCCTTCAGAAAACTAGTGTTCAGAATAAAGTTAAAGAATGTCTTAGATGTGACCGAGGCGTTCTTTTCCGAGAAGGCAATAGACCTCCACAGTTCTGACCTGCTACACTCTGAAGCACAGCCTTGGACGCGCGTCCACGTCGACTACTTCTTGAAGCCATCCAGAGGCCCCAATTACCATGCTCTTCGGGTGACAGTTGACAACTCGTCTCTCCAGCTGGTGACGAAGTATAGGTGGGTCTTCCACAGATACGAAGGGTTCGCCATCTATGCCGAAGGAGGAGCTCAGATCGCCTTCAACTGCCCGGGGGAGGTTCTTCAGGAGATCCCCATCGAGGCCTCGTCGTCCAGCGGAGTGTGGCTGATGGTCGGGCTCCTCACGACAGCCTCGATCCTGTTGTTGGGGCTTCTCTTGGTCTGGTTGGCCACCACCTGGCGCAGGAAGAACCAATCAGCGCCAACACCTTCGTTGTCTCCG GTTTACGAGGAGTTCGACGACGAGGTGCTCGAGAAGATCCGACAGAAGGTCGAGACACTTCGAAGTGGGAAGTCTCTCGGGGACCTGAAGAACGCAGTCAGCTTCGAACCGGACAGAGAGAACAGCTACGTGACGCTGGTGAAGGGGAGAGATAGTCGGAGAGAAGAGAATGAGGAGAGCCCGAGTCAAGAGAAGCATCTCTATGTGAATGTTTACTTCGAGAGACCGACGCCTGCGGCTAGACTCACTAAGGAGACGCAGTCGTCTGACGAGGGTCAGATCTCCAGCCTGATGCCTGGTGATAACCTGCCCTGTGATGTGGTGGGAGGTGTGGTGGCCAACCAGACTGTTGTGGGGAGCACGCTAGAGAAGTCACCGGGTGAAGGGAATATGTACCAGAACCTGTCTACCGTTTTAAGCTCCCAAGAACAAATTGTCAAGACAGATTCTTAG